One part of the Rutidosis leptorrhynchoides isolate AG116_Rl617_1_P2 chromosome 1, CSIRO_AGI_Rlap_v1, whole genome shotgun sequence genome encodes these proteins:
- the LOC139896522 gene encoding probable pectinesterase 29, translating into MALCKGFVLVFILFICLRTSEGGGRGFCVERKPWSDNRSCPRSTTIKRSLKYYQTIVVDQSGQGDYTTIQSAINAIPPENMQWICVYVKAGTYNEQVKIPNDKPMIYLKGAGKRKTYVVWSSHISIETDATFISEADDVVVKSITFINSYNYPLTNINKPIMPAVAAKISGDRSAFYRCGFMGVQDTLWDVAGRHYFKLCSIRGAVDFIMGSGQSIYERCTVSVIAGFLSPQPGFITAQSRDDPSQNNGFVFKDCNVIGNGTTYLGRPWRGHARVLFYNSTLSDIVVPEGWLDGDFIGTTIRNDLVFAEDDCRGAGSGMSGRVPWAKRLNKEEVRRLTSMSYIDDEGWISNQAFNML; encoded by the exons ATGGCACTTTGTAAAGGATTTGTGCTTGTTTTTATTCTGTTCATATGTTTAAGAACATCAGAAGGTGGTGGTCGTGGTTTTTGTGTTGAAAGAAAACCATGGTCTGATAATCGTAGCTGCCCCAGATCAACGACGATCAAACGATCGTTAAAATACTATCAAACGATCGTTGTTGATCAATCGGGTCAGGGAGACTATACAACCATTCAGTCTGCCATTAATGCTATTCCTCCTGAAAATATGCAATGGATTTGTGTTTATGTTAAAGCTGGCACCTACAA TGAACAAGTTAAAATTCCTAACGATAAACCAATGATTTATCTAAAAGGAGCCGGTAAAAGAAAAACATACGTTGTTTGGAGTTCACATATCTCCATTGAAACCGACGCTACCTTCATTTCTGAAGCTGATGATGTCGTAGTCAAAAGCATCACTTTCATC AATTCATACAACTACCCTTTGACGAACATTAACAAACCCATAATGCCGGCTGTGGCGGCAAAGATCTCCGGTGACAGATCAGCATTTTATCGTTGCGGTTTCATGGGTGTTCAAGATACTTTATGGGATGTTGCTGGTAGACATTACTTTAAGTTGTGCTCTATAAGAGGTGCAGTTGACTTCATCATGGGGTCTGGTCAATCTATATACGAg AGGTGTACTGTGTCGGTAATAGCAGGCTTTTTGAGTCCTCAACCGGGGTTTATAACTGCGCAATCAAGAGACGATCCTAGTCAAAACAATGGGTTCGTGTTCAAAGATTGTAACGTGATTGGAAATGGGACGACATATTTGGGAAGACCATGGCGTGGGCATGCTCGAGTTCTGTTTTATAACTCGACTTTATCAGACATTGTTGTTCCTGAAGGATGGCTTGATGGGGACTTTATTGGCACCACAAT CAGGAACGATTTGGTGTTTGCTGAGGATGATTGTAGGGGGGCCGGATCTGGGATGTCAGGAAGAGTACCATGGGCAAAAAGGCTGAACAAAGAGGAAGTAAGGAGATTAACAAGCATGTCTTATATTGATGATGAAGGTTGGATTAGTAATCAAGCTTTTAATATGTTGTGA